TCTCGAATTGCAACTGCGTACGCCACGTCTGCAAATCGCCAATCGACACCATTTCGAAATCGCCGTTGGCTAAATGCTCGTTGAGCGTTTTTCCCAAAGCCTGCAAGCGGTCGGGATTGGGAACGTCGTCGCGCCAGATTTCATCGAATTCAACAACATTGCTGGCTTCTTCGCTCGTGCCGCCTTCGGGTGGAAACTGCGTAATCTTACCTTTGCTGAACTTCCACTGCCCGTTCGCTTCGTTCCAGAATCCTTTTTCCGCTTTGATGATAAACAGCGGCGATAAACCTTCGTTAAATTGCACGCTCGGCTTGATGAGCGTGTTGGTTTTCGGATCGAAACGCTCGGCCTGAACCAGCTTACGAATCGGCCCTTTCGCCGGGTCGCGCCACGAGATATTTTTGGATTTTTCGAGAATTTGCTCAACTTGCTTTTTGAGAATTTCGCTTTTCTTCGTTTCGGCAGCGGGAACAAACGCTTCCTGAACCGCAAATGCCATGATTGCCAGCAAGGTGCCGCACACCAGGGGAGCACGCAGCATTTGCGGCAGGCTCATTCCGCCAGCGCCCATTGCAGTAATCTCGCCACGATTCGACAGGTCGGAAAAAGCTTGCACAGTTCCGAACAAAATCGACATCGGCAGAGTGAAGACGAACACGCGTGGCAGCTGATACAAAATGACTTCGGCCATTCCCGAAAGCGAAAGCGAACCATCGGCGTAACGCTTCACCGCGCCGAGCACGCCAAACACGACGAGTAAACCGGCAAAGCGCAAGAGGCCGGACAGCGCGGCGCCCATTACTTGCGAGAACAAGTACCAATCGGCGATGCGAAACGGGCCGCGACGCGGCGTGCGACGGCGACTGGCGCGAGTCATTGCATTCTCGCCCAGGAGTGCGGTTTCGCTCCGTGGATTCTTACTGGCGGCCAAAACTTTCTCCGAAATAAACCTCGCGCGCCGTCCGGTCGCTCAACAGCGTTTGCGCCGAACCTTCGACAAGCACTTTTCCATCGCACAAAATGTAACCACGGTCAATAATGTCGAGCGTCGCCATTTCGTTGTGATCGGTCAGCAGAATCCCGATGCCTTTGCCCTTGAGGCGCAGCACAATTTGCTGAATTTCCTGCCGGTTAATCGGATCGACGCCGGCAAAAGGCTCATCAAGCAGCAGGAAATGCGGCGAGGTTGC
The Abditibacteriaceae bacterium DNA segment above includes these coding regions:
- a CDS encoding LptF/LptG family permease, giving the protein MTRASRRRTPRRGPFRIADWYLFSQVMGAALSGLLRFAGLLVVFGVLGAVKRYADGSLSLSGMAEVILYQLPRVFVFTLPMSILFGTVQAFSDLSNRGEITAMGAGGMSLPQMLRAPLVCGTLLAIMAFAVQEAFVPAAETKKSEILKKQVEQILEKSKNISWRDPAKGPIRKLVQAERFDPKTNTLIKPSVQFNEGLSPLFIIKAEKGFWNEANGQWKFSKGKITQFPPEGGTSEEASNVVEFDEIWRDDVPNPDRLQALGKTLNEHLANGDFEMVSIGDLQTWRTQLQFERAALKTSDERAKQDSLIRGATFGIHDKIATPLICIVLILVGAPLGIRPQRSSGGFSLGVSLVVILIYYATWSWASTLGKGGTGNPLVFAYLAFIFTLIAGTVLVVKKSR